The window AATGGTTTGTTAACTATAGTAGCGCGACTGCTCAATGGTCAGTCTGTCGCTCTTGGTCGTTTGCTTCCTTTCTCTTTCAATCACTTCAGCGATTTGGCTTTTTCTGATTCTTCGTAGATTGTAAAAAACCTACCCTTGTAAGGATTATACATCTCCCCTGTATAGAGTAAGGTATGGCACTCCTTAATTTCAGGGGGTAAAGGTAAATAGGGAAGATGAGTAGGAAGACGGTTTTCGAGAAAAAACCATTTGGCATAGTAACGAGCCGAAAGAGTTTTACCTACCCCTGGCGCACCGTAACATAAACCAATATATTTCTCTCTACGACAGGCATCGCAGAATTCAGCGAATCGTCGATATTCTTTGGTCAGAATAAAAGAGTTCTGTTCTTCTATAGCACTTGTATCATCAACGCATTTCTTGGGGATATTAGTCATTGTAATATCGCTTTAAAGCTGGCTTCTTAGGTTTATTGGTAGTGGTGGGTTGTTCTGGTTCAAAATGGGTATGAGAAGATTGTTTTTTATTACCCATTAAGGCATCAACAATGGATACTCGATCTTTAATCTGCTGCTTGAGTTGTTTGCGTCTTTGATTGCGAGCAGTCTGGATTTCTTTGAGGCTAACAGTTTCAGTAGATAGTTCGGGACAGATAGCACGACAGAGAAATTTATTTTGGTGATAAACTCTGATTTCTGTCAGATCTCTAGGGTCATAACGAATACTGACATCTTCCCCGATAAAGTTTGCCAGCAAAGAATCTGTATATCTCAAACCCTGGAATTTAATGCCATCTCGTCGAATGCGCCTCGTATCTTTGATAGTTAGCAGCAGCAGGTCTAGTTTTTCTAATGATTCTGGGAGTTGAGGGAGAAATCCTTTGCCATTCCAACGTTTCTGAGGAGCTTTTTTAGTTTGACTGTGTTCTGTTTGATGGTATTCAATGAGAAACCTTTCTAACTCAGAGTCAAGCTGGTTAAAATTTAGAACTGGATTGGGTGATTTGTGTCCTAATGGTGAGTATCCAGGCAATTTGGCGAGCAGTAGTTGATTAACAGTCCTAAAAAATCGTTCGATCTTGCCTCTGCCTCTAGGTTCGCCAATCGTAGAAAAGATAAGTCGGATTTTGAGGTCAAGACAAACCTGTTCTATGTGATGAGAAGTAAAATCGCTGCCGTGATCTGTATAAAGAATCTCTGGAATACCGCAGATATGCCAAGCAGGATTATTTTTACGCCAAATGCCTTGCTTTAGAGCCAGTGCTGTCTGTAAAGCGGAGGGAGCATCCAAGGAAATATAGTATCCAGCGATCGCTCTACTATAATCGTCCATAATCACCGTCAGCCAAGGTCTGACTGGCCGTTCTTTTTCGTCAAAGATCCAAATATCTAATAGAGTATGGTCTGCTTGCCAGATGGCATTAGGCTTTTCTGCATTATGGCGATGGAGTAAGTCAAAGGTTTGTTTGTAGGCTTTTGTTCCTTCGTGAGCCAGTGTCATTAAAGCTGGGTCGATCTGGCGGATAATTCCATAAACGGTTTCGTAAGAAGGAACAGTAATTCCAGAACTATTGCACCAATCTTTGACTCGACGATGAATGGTAGCTTTGGT is drawn from Stanieria cyanosphaera PCC 7437 and contains these coding sequences:
- a CDS encoding Mu transposase C-terminal domain-containing protein; translated protein: MSESTRDSLPNLSELPENSRAIVWERYQILRPHLEDSVPLRRAIADAGIPLRTAQRWVANYKKLGLAGLCRSKRKDSGIHKVINAEVKKLIEGLALQKPAMTKATIHRRVKDWCNSSGITVPSYETVYGIIRQIDPALMTLAHEGTKAYKQTFDLLHRHNAEKPNAIWQADHTLLDIWIFDEKERPVRPWLTVIMDDYSRAIAGYYISLDAPSALQTALALKQGIWRKNNPAWHICGIPEILYTDHGSDFTSHHIEQVCLDLKIRLIFSTIGEPRGRGKIERFFRTVNQLLLAKLPGYSPLGHKSPNPVLNFNQLDSELERFLIEYHQTEHSQTKKAPQKRWNGKGFLPQLPESLEKLDLLLLTIKDTRRIRRDGIKFQGLRYTDSLLANFIGEDVSIRYDPRDLTEIRVYHQNKFLCRAICPELSTETVSLKEIQTARNQRRKQLKQQIKDRVSIVDALMGNKKQSSHTHFEPEQPTTTNKPKKPALKRYYND